Proteins from a single region of Choristoneura fumiferana chromosome 27, NRCan_CFum_1, whole genome shotgun sequence:
- the Rad60 gene encoding LOW QUALITY PROTEIN: DNA repair protein Rad60 (The sequence of the model RefSeq protein was modified relative to this genomic sequence to represent the inferred CDS: deleted 1 base in 1 codon), which produces MSSSDSEDDSFLNIARKLSDLKKTIRIDDLDTIELDTKHQTTATSPPTKKRKNKQSPAKKVSRQKSTDSGSSGSIDLEKFRSEFPPLELPKRKTRNTRGTKRKSAQNSPNLADSQVCLPRRRKKNNASSSTETSSNIDANGTDVLNEPPERRGRGRGRGRARGRGRNNSSSNSNTTDPPNILDILRSMIPTFSVGNTDEYPDQSDSVQLFGSRKENVPVQEEEEEDTIDDNEKVSVKVIWQSTDYYKFEIRQYQKITTIFEHFSKEQKVSYDKLLFTYQDAILKPEDTPDSIDYRVSKFIEGGIVNQSVTHSTSTAATGVKNGIKLKFQCQNVKKPFEIYVKPDDKLSSAMLQCAEHFEKTMDKLRFEFDGDVISSKQTPNDLELEGGECIDVKVIS; this is translated from the exons atgtcgTCCTCCGACTCCGAAGACGACAGTTTTCTAAACATAGCTCGTAAATTATCAGATCTGAAAAAAACAATACGAATAGACGATTTAGATACAATAGAACTCGACACAAAACATCAGACAACAGCAACATCACCTCCAaccaaaaaaaggaaaaataagcAATCTCCAGCCAAGAAAGTAAGCCGACAAAAATCCACAGACTCAGGTAGTAGTGGCTCAATAGATCTCGAGAAGTTTCGTAGTGAATTCCCACCACTCGAACTGCCTAAACGTAAGACTAGAAACACCAGAGGAACGAAACGCAAAAGTGCACAGAATTCGCCTAATTTGGCTGATTCGCAGGTGTGTTTGCCTCggcgtagaaaaaaaaacaacgccaGCTCAAGTACGGAAACTAGTAGTAATATCGATGCCAATGGAACGGATGTTTTGAACGAACCACCTGAGAGAAGAGGCCGAGGTCGAGGAAGAGGACGCGCTAGAGGTCGTGGCAGGAACAATTCGAGTTCTAATTCAAATACTACAGACCCACCTAACATATTGGACATCTTACGATCCATGATACCAACTTTCAGTGTAGGCAACACGGACGAGTATCCTGACCAAAGTGATAGTGTTCAACTATTTGGCAGCCGCAAAGAGAATGTTCCAgtgcaagaagaagaagaagaggacACCATTGATGACAATGAGAAAGTGTCAGTGAAAGTTATCTGGCAGAGCACAGACTATTACAAATTCGAGATTCGGCAGTATCAAAAAATCACAActatttttgaacatttttccAAAGAACAGAAAGTAAGTTATGATAAACTGCTGTTTACGTATCAAGATGCAATATTGAAACCAGAAGACACTCCCGACAGTATT GACTACAGGGTTTCCAAGTTTATTGAAGGTGGCATTGTCAATCAAAGTGTGACACATTCAACGTCAACTGCTGCGACTGGTGTCAAAAATGGTATCAAATTGAAGTTCCAGTGTCAAAATGTGAAGAAACCTTTTGAAATTTACGTCAAACCTGATGATAAACTGTCAAGCGCCATGTTGCAGTGTGCGGAGCATTTCGAGAAGACTATGGATAAGCTGAGATTTGAATTTGATGGAGATGTTATTTCAA GTAAACAAACTCCAAACGACTTGGAGCTGGAAGGAGGAGAGTGTATTGACGTGAAAGTAATAAGTTAA